The DNA region taaaaattaaactcaCTCTCATCTAAGCAACCAAACGTTGTAATTCTACACTTTTCACAAACCAAAAATACCCACATCCAGTTGCGGGCCACTTACTCAACTCTTTTACTGAGCACTGCTAAAATATTATATGCTCGTAATAAATTCCAAGTtatctttaaaaatataatatttttcattgCTATAAAGGCACACCAAATGGTAGCCCTTTGcctaaaatttttaaagttcTTAAGCAATAATTCagacatatatacaaacacatTAAGatgaataagaaaaaactttgGTTCAGACGTGTTGGGAACAAAACTCCTAGAGTATCTTCTAAAATAGTAAAAATTACGTCAACATTGATttgtttatggagaaagaagATGCCAAATACAAGCCTACAAATGTGtaaagaaggaagattaaaagcaagatattaaaatttgtttagcGAGAGGCTAAGAAAGGATAACTTCAAAGGTGGGGTGCCCCTCAGGATCCTCAGGTTTAACGAGTGGCTGCGCTTCCTTTCTTTCAATTTGTGATTGAcaccaaaattatttaatgaaatttgatttaattacaGCTTGCAAAGTAtctaaaaaaatgtttttgttgccTATATCTATACCTAGTTAacctttaaaaattataaacataaGTTATGACACTATGTGGCCCAAAAATGGTTCCGAATCCGaacaacaattatttttttaacctCGAAATTACTctgcaaatatttataaaaaccTTGCACAAAAAAAGTCAGATTTGTAAACttatagtttttttcttttacagtACCGATATAAATATAGTACTAGTGTTTTGGAAACGTATATTCAAGGAAATAAAGTTCCATTTAGTTTTCTCCTTATGCTGATTGTTCAATTTTTGACTATTGTAACGGAACGTGCCATTTACTTACGAAAAGCTTTGGTTTACAAAATAGTCTTTCATTTCGTTACGGTTGTTGGGATACATATATGGATGTTTTTTTTAGTGCCCTACGTAACAGCTCATAGTTTCGGAGCAACTGCACCAGTgatcttttatttaattaaatgttgtCACATGGTGTTATCTGCTTATCAAATTCGCTGCGGCTACCCGAAACGTATCTTGGGAAACGTATTTATAAGAGGATATTCTTTGGTAAACTACATTGCttttaaaatgtatgtatttccAAGTTAAATTATTAAGTTCAGCACTTATCAATCATTTTTAATAGCTACATGGAAATACCATTTCTTTATATACTAAGAACATTATTAGACTGGGTATGTTTGGGAACAACACTTACGGTAATGGAGTGGATAAAAATGGAGGATATATTCCAATCAGTATTTATTGTGCGTTGTTATAGACAATTGGAAACAGATTTTCCAGTTCTTAGAGGAGAGCCGAAACCATTATACATGAAGCTTCTAATCGGTGGAActattatattaattttagtagCTCTTATTTGGAGTCCTCTATTTCTGTTTGCACTTGTCGGAACTGTTGGCAAGCCCAATGTACCTCATAAAGCTGATATTGAAGTAAAAATCGGACAATATGAACCTATTTATGTGTCACAAAGCTATTCAGGAATTCATCAATTTTCAGAGTATAATTATCAAAAATTACTGAATGGCTTCCTTTTAGATAATTACGCATCTGACCACATTCTGATTTATGATGCCGTCGATATTACAGCAATTAAATTCGATGCAAATTCAGTAATGGTCTGGAATATGTCACCCCCCGACAAAAATCGTCTTTTAAATGACTTGAAAACGGGTAAGTGTGCAttagttttttcttctttgagCCTAATATACTTATTTATTTAGGTAAGGAAGTAGATATTCGCATTAGTCTCACATTAACAAGCAGTAATACATTGGAGCTTACAAAGCATGAaactacatatattttaacaaaaaataaagaaatgacGCGAGAAATGCTAATCAAGGTTCTTTCGAATGATAATAGCAAAGAAAAGATTTTGGTCCCGGATATATTACCAAAATTTGCAACCGTTCAAAACCAGAAAATTaatgtaaaatttataaggGACTACGATGGTAAGTATAAAAATAAGATTAAGAActgattaaaaatatttagtgTTTGCGATAACTTTAGACTTTTAAACATTATTCTTTAGCACCGCCAattattttagaattttatttctaaatgGACATACAAgttatatgaaatatttataacattgccatcaaaataattttcgatccacaaaattttgtaaatacTTGCCTTGTTCAGAAGTGGTATTTTcactaaatatatgtataaattacACACGGTAATAAAGCTTTGGCAACAAATAAGCACCGCATATTCTTTAAGGGTAATTTGAGGTCGCTGATTACAAAGTGCACATCTCAAAAAGTACTCAAAATCAGCGACTTTAAATAACTCTAAACAAATTTGGCCTCTTTGCCGCAGAAAAAGTAGGAGAGATGGCCCAGTTGTGACCAGGATATTgacaaaactaaattttttcCCAAGTTCcgggaaatgaaaaattaagaagtttagcatttaaatattaaccaaacgtaacttttttccaaaaaaagtaTGAGTTACTTataaaattttggaaaaaaattttttctggATATGGGTCTTCAACGGCCAAACTGTCATTCAATACCGCTTGTGTAAAGTGTCATAGCTGGGCCGTACACTACTCTTTTGTTGCCCTGTGTAAAAGATTTCTAATAGTAGTCACTTACAATTAGTATATTGTACGGACatattaattcatttatttatattgttaTACTGATAGGCAAATATACGCGGCCAATGATat from Drosophila willistoni isolate 14030-0811.24 unplaced genomic scaffold, UCI_dwil_1.1 Seg10.1, whole genome shotgun sequence includes:
- the LOC26529408 gene encoding piezo-type mechanosensitive ion channel component, which encodes MDCAKNQCRYFATKPKRTYSKEGPRDILNKLRQEAGADTEFSRRRSAFERDMDDILRPGMENKYVYHNIESEYYRRAMQRLANKGSVLSCFYKFFLALRHKARLSTDVYSLLFLCDFINFFVLLFGFPKFAYRYKYSTSVLETYIQGNKVPFSFLLMLIVQFLTIVTERAIYLRKALVYKIVFHFVTVVGIHIWMFFLVPYVTAHSFGATAPVIFYLIKCCHMVLSAYQIRCGYPKRILGNVFIRGYSLVNYIAFKIYMEIPFLYILRTLLDWVCLGTTLTVMEWIKMEDIFQSVFIVRCYRQLETDFPVLRGEPKPLYMKLLIGGTIILILVALIWSPLFLFALVGTVGKPNVPHKADIEVKIGQYEPIYVSQSYSGIHQFSEYNYQKLLNGFLLDNYASDHILIYDAVDITAIKFDANSVMVWNMSPPDKNRLLNDLKTGKEVDIRISLTLTSSNTLELTKHETTYILTKNKEMTREMLIKVLSNDNSKEKILVPDILPKFATVQNQKINVKFIRDYDGKYTRPMILEKKKAEGKSWWEMHDYCDDKFYYDILSKLPESDCESGVVIYVFCDKSFPTTMSYIEKTGIIGLYTTFVFLVSRIIRSLIANNHRRIMFEDLPYVDRILKLCNDIYLVRETQEYRLEEDLYAKLIFLYRSPETLIKWTRYRDDIPDEAFGSQFSTRSRQPPSDDDETEPPTRSNQ